One genomic segment of SAR324 cluster bacterium includes these proteins:
- a CDS encoding metal-dependent hydrolase: MNFQAHLQGGLAAGSIAVGVALGTGYAELQSDALQRFLDQPLDFGQPISLLLSLFVTAVFMALFPDLDTTSVPQRWFFRAMFVMLAILYFQKELEVFCLLAFVTLLPVMHKHRGWTHWKVTPWLVALFLAIIWEYFRVQDTWQDRFSWENVWVALHSSWAFVFACVLGHYTHLLLDSRRIRLLPFIRNKPQHH, from the coding sequence ATGAATTTTCAAGCACACCTGCAAGGAGGTTTGGCTGCGGGTAGTATTGCCGTTGGAGTGGCCTTGGGAACTGGCTATGCGGAATTGCAAAGTGATGCCTTGCAGCGATTTTTGGATCAACCACTCGATTTTGGGCAACCAATTTCGCTATTGTTGAGCTTGTTCGTTACAGCAGTCTTTATGGCTCTGTTTCCCGATCTGGACACAACTTCAGTTCCGCAACGTTGGTTTTTTCGAGCTATGTTTGTAATGTTGGCGATTCTCTATTTCCAGAAGGAGCTCGAGGTCTTCTGTCTGCTTGCCTTTGTTACACTGTTACCAGTGATGCACAAGCATCGGGGCTGGACCCACTGGAAAGTGACTCCATGGTTAGTTGCCCTGTTTTTAGCAATTATTTGGGAATATTTCCGAGTACAGGACACTTGGCAGGATCGCTTCTCCTGGGAGAACGTTTGGGTTGCATTGCATAGCAGTTGGGCCTTCGTGTTTGCCTGTGTGCTCGGACACTATACCCACTTGTTACTAGACTCACGGCGGATTCGGTTATTGCCATTCATTCGAAATAAACCTCAGCACCACTAG
- the dtd gene encoding D-aminoacyl-tRNA deacylase, translating to MRALIQRVSMSQVRVDGVTIGQIEQGLLVLLGVAPDDQMADRDWLLRKILNLRIFADEEGRMNRSVTDIQGGLLVISQFTLFADASQGNRPSFIRSAPPEFAESAYNDFLEKLRQNYSGSVAAGRFAADMQVELINDGPVTLLLDSKQKNF from the coding sequence ATGCGTGCTTTGATACAGCGTGTTTCGATGAGCCAAGTTCGAGTTGATGGTGTGACTATCGGTCAGATCGAACAGGGATTGCTTGTTTTGCTTGGAGTGGCACCAGATGATCAGATGGCAGACAGAGATTGGTTGCTGCGCAAGATCCTGAATCTGCGCATCTTTGCTGATGAGGAAGGTCGGATGAATCGTTCAGTAACAGATATTCAGGGAGGATTGTTGGTGATTTCACAGTTCACCCTCTTTGCTGATGCAAGCCAAGGAAATCGTCCTTCGTTTATTCGCTCGGCTCCACCTGAATTTGCTGAATCGGCATACAACGATTTTCTTGAGAAACTTCGCCAGAATTATAGTGGTTCTGTAGCCGCAGGGCGTTTTGCTGCAGATATGCAAGTTGAACTGATCAACGACGGACCCGTCACCTTGCTGTTGGATTCCAAGCAGAAGAATTTCTGA